In Aminobacterium sp. MB27-C1, a single genomic region encodes these proteins:
- a CDS encoding SDR family NAD(P)-dependent oxidoreductase — MDLNLKSKVVIVTGGASGLGKAMAEAFAQEEATVIIADVNEADGVQFASELNKEGKKAEFLYLDVSNSEQVNSAIESVVKKHGRIDVLCNNAGINVRKFALDISAEEWQRVINVNLSGMFYCAQAVGRFMVKQGGGKIINTASVSAVRGHLKRAPYASAKGGVYQMTKVLAHEWGEHNVNVNAIGPGFVETPLTSKLISGPGVKENMISKIPMRRLGKTDDIVGPVLFLASPYSDYITGQLLLIDGGRTID; from the coding sequence ATGGATTTAAACCTCAAATCAAAAGTCGTTATTGTTACGGGAGGAGCCAGCGGTCTCGGTAAAGCCATGGCAGAAGCTTTTGCACAAGAAGAAGCCACCGTGATCATTGCCGATGTAAATGAAGCCGACGGCGTACAATTTGCCTCAGAACTCAACAAAGAAGGGAAAAAAGCGGAATTCCTTTATCTTGATGTGAGTAATTCCGAGCAGGTAAATTCTGCTATTGAATCAGTAGTAAAAAAACATGGAAGAATTGATGTCCTCTGTAACAATGCTGGAATTAATGTTCGGAAGTTTGCACTCGATATTTCCGCTGAAGAGTGGCAGAGAGTTATTAATGTCAATCTCTCAGGTATGTTCTATTGTGCCCAGGCTGTGGGACGTTTTATGGTGAAACAAGGTGGGGGGAAAATAATAAACACCGCCTCTGTTTCCGCTGTTCGTGGACATTTAAAACGAGCCCCCTACGCCAGCGCAAAGGGTGGAGTATATCAGATGACAAAGGTCCTCGCTCATGAGTGGGGAGAACATAACGTCAACGTTAACGCCATTGGACCCGGCTTTGTTGAAACACCCCTTACCTCAAAACTTATTAGCGGCCCCGGCGTTAAAGAAAATATGATTTCAAAGATACCAATGCGACGTCTTGGCAAAACAGATGATATTGTCGGTCCCGTTCTTTTTCTGGCCTCTCCCTACTCTGACTACATTACAGGTCAGCTTTTATTAATCGACGGCGGACGAACAATCGACTAA
- a CDS encoding tripartite tricarboxylate transporter permease produces MTALIQGLIGALQPEAVIFTAIGTVLGIIFGALPGLTSTMAVALLIPVTFGLTPVAGMGMLVGAFCGGTAGGSISSTLLRIPGTPASICTTFDAYPMAQKGQAGLALGTSLLVSFIGGLFSVGVLMFVAPKLARFALGFGPTEYFSLAVLGLTVIASVSSKSLIKGIIAGLIGVFISFIGTDPVTGMVRYSFGIPNLLSGLNLLPVLIGLFAVSKALEDAETIGTSVELTSNKGLKGQFPSLGTLIKRKWIILSSAIIGTIVGILPGAGCSIASFVSYDQAKRLSETPEEFGKGCIDGVIASETSNNAVTGGALVPMLTLGIPGDSTTAVMLGGLLIHGLRPGPLLFKDTPEIIYGIFAMLLLANVFMFIFQSFGIRLFVKILKIPRYILTPFILVMCTVGAYGVGGSLFDVFIMMLFGVIGYFFNKLNYGVAPIVLGFILGGMAETHFRRAFFMYRGDLSVFVTRPVTLLLLVFSLILIALPIMRNHMQRKKACSAA; encoded by the coding sequence ATGACGGCGCTTATTCAAGGTCTTATCGGTGCCTTACAACCAGAAGCAGTTATTTTTACTGCCATTGGAACTGTTTTAGGAATTATATTCGGAGCACTTCCTGGACTAACCTCTACCATGGCAGTTGCCTTGCTTATTCCAGTCACCTTCGGACTTACTCCCGTGGCGGGAATGGGTATGCTTGTAGGAGCTTTCTGCGGAGGAACAGCAGGTGGTTCTATCTCATCTACACTTCTTCGTATTCCAGGAACTCCTGCATCAATATGTACTACCTTTGATGCCTACCCAATGGCCCAAAAGGGACAAGCGGGATTGGCTCTTGGTACATCTCTTCTCGTCTCTTTTATTGGTGGCCTTTTCAGTGTAGGAGTATTAATGTTCGTTGCTCCCAAACTAGCCCGTTTCGCTTTGGGTTTCGGACCAACAGAATATTTTTCTCTTGCAGTTCTCGGATTGACTGTTATTGCCAGCGTCTCATCAAAGTCACTTATAAAGGGAATTATCGCTGGCCTTATCGGTGTTTTTATATCCTTTATCGGGACAGACCCTGTTACAGGTATGGTGCGATACAGTTTTGGAATTCCCAACCTCTTGAGTGGACTTAATCTTCTGCCTGTTCTCATTGGGCTCTTTGCTGTATCAAAAGCGTTGGAAGATGCAGAAACCATAGGGACATCTGTAGAATTAACAAGTAATAAGGGCCTAAAAGGACAATTCCCTTCTTTAGGAACACTTATCAAAAGAAAATGGATTATCCTCTCTTCCGCAATTATAGGGACTATCGTAGGAATTCTTCCAGGAGCAGGCTGTAGCATCGCTTCTTTCGTATCGTATGACCAAGCAAAACGTCTCTCTGAAACTCCAGAAGAGTTTGGTAAGGGCTGCATTGACGGAGTAATTGCTTCGGAAACAAGCAATAATGCCGTTACAGGAGGCGCTCTCGTTCCCATGCTCACTCTTGGAATTCCAGGAGATTCAACTACAGCTGTTATGCTCGGAGGATTGTTGATTCATGGACTTCGTCCTGGCCCCTTGCTTTTTAAAGATACGCCGGAAATTATCTATGGCATCTTTGCCATGCTTCTTTTAGCCAATGTGTTTATGTTTATTTTCCAATCTTTCGGCATCAGGTTGTTTGTGAAGATCCTGAAAATTCCTCGTTATATATTGACACCTTTCATTCTCGTAATGTGCACTGTCGGTGCTTATGGTGTGGGAGGCAGTCTTTTCGACGTATTCATAATGATGCTCTTTGGTGTCATTGGATACTTCTTCAACAAGCTGAATTACGGAGTTGCACCTATCGTTTTGGGATTCATCCTTGGTGGAATGGCTGAAACTCATTTCAGACGAGCTTTCTTTATGTACCGCGGAGACTTGAGTGTTTTTGTAACTCGTCCTGTAACTCTTCTTTTACTGGTGTTCAGTCTTATTTTAATCGCTTTACCTATTATGAGAAATCACATGCAGCGCAAGAAAGCATGCAGCGCAGCATAA
- a CDS encoding tripartite tricarboxylate transporter TctB family protein: MRKADMVTSLAIIIISGFFLLQTAQIKSASGAILGPRFFPYIVLLTIIVLSLAVLFFACKQTKNDDSSEEMELNISGKVKVVVTLFISFIYVLLLEKIGFVFASILFMSVLGLFFYGKFDKKAVRIVIFSCVSSWALFSLFTRFFHTLLP, encoded by the coding sequence ATGCGCAAGGCAGATATGGTAACGTCCCTTGCCATAATTATAATTTCTGGCTTTTTTTTGCTTCAAACTGCACAAATCAAGAGCGCTTCAGGAGCAATACTTGGCCCTAGATTTTTCCCCTATATCGTTCTCTTAACGATTATTGTACTTTCTCTTGCAGTCTTATTCTTTGCCTGTAAGCAGACAAAAAATGATGATTCTTCAGAAGAGATGGAGCTTAATATCAGTGGGAAAGTGAAGGTTGTCGTTACTCTTTTTATCTCATTCATATATGTGTTGCTCTTGGAAAAAATCGGCTTTGTCTTTGCTTCTATTCTTTTTATGAGCGTATTGGGGCTCTTCTTTTATGGAAAATTTGATAAAAAAGCGGTAAGGATCGTTATTTTCTCTTGTGTTTCCTCGTGGGCCCTTTTCTCTCTTTTTACACGTTTTTTTCACACACTACTTCCATAG
- a CDS encoding tripartite tricarboxylate transporter substrate binding protein, with product MKKRFTSALFVCCFLAAALFFLGPTQASAKAEWPNNTVNIVVGYNPGGSTDTFARLLAKHLEPVLGQPVVVQNVPGGGGAVGYVKTMTSKPDGYTVVVSNGSLLTLGGIGNVDFQYSDFTNLGRVIVEDETICVGKDAAWNSIAELITYAKENPGKLRIGFAGIGGFTYLAANQFIKSAGIEIDGIGYSSGAEAVAGLLGGFVDVIVQQPAEIYSHWEGGEIKILGTMGEVRHPLFPEVMTCEEQGLNVKLFQWRGISGPKNMPEDVRAAWIDALDQVQKSEAFRKDVTSILCAGTSFSGGDAFESWLKKEADWIYPLIDELGLKQK from the coding sequence ATGAAAAAGCGTTTTACCTCAGCTCTCTTTGTATGTTGTTTTTTAGCTGCAGCACTCTTCTTCTTAGGTCCAACACAAGCTTCTGCTAAAGCAGAGTGGCCTAACAACACCGTTAATATCGTCGTAGGATATAACCCCGGTGGGTCAACAGATACCTTCGCTCGGCTTCTTGCCAAGCATCTTGAACCCGTTTTAGGGCAGCCTGTCGTTGTACAAAACGTACCTGGTGGCGGTGGAGCTGTAGGCTACGTCAAAACCATGACAAGCAAGCCCGACGGTTATACGGTTGTCGTATCAAATGGATCTCTTCTTACCTTAGGCGGAATCGGCAACGTTGATTTTCAATACAGTGATTTTACAAACCTTGGCCGAGTTATCGTTGAAGACGAAACAATTTGTGTCGGTAAAGACGCAGCCTGGAATAGTATTGCAGAACTTATAACCTACGCAAAAGAAAATCCTGGCAAACTGCGCATTGGTTTCGCTGGAATCGGTGGCTTTACATACCTTGCAGCTAATCAGTTCATTAAGTCTGCTGGAATAGAAATAGATGGCATTGGCTACTCCAGCGGAGCTGAAGCTGTGGCAGGATTACTCGGCGGCTTTGTAGACGTTATCGTTCAGCAACCCGCAGAAATCTATTCCCATTGGGAGGGCGGCGAAATTAAGATTCTTGGAACCATGGGTGAGGTACGCCATCCCCTTTTCCCAGAAGTTATGACCTGTGAAGAGCAGGGACTTAACGTAAAGCTCTTTCAGTGGAGAGGAATTTCCGGCCCTAAAAACATGCCTGAAGATGTTAGAGCAGCATGGATAGATGCTTTGGATCAAGTTCAGAAATCAGAAGCATTCAGAAAAGACGTTACGAGTATTCTCTGTGCAGGAACAAGTTTCTCAGGTGGAGATGCCTTTGAAAGCTGGCTTAAAAAAGAAGCTGACTGGATTTATCCCCTTATTGACGAACTCGGCCTGAAACAGAAATAG
- the ilvD gene encoding dihydroxy-acid dehydratase: MDNLRSNKDVVDGLDHAGNRSHLKCIGLLEEDLHKPFIGVINTFNEMHPGHKHLREVSEAVKRGVYTAGGIPFEVNTISICDGITQSNFGMCFVLPSREIIADSVEVIAEAQRLDGLVLIASCDKIVPAMMMAAGRLNLPTVIVTGGPMLAGKFQGKDVAIYEIREAGAKVKQGLLSELEFKEFENNVCPTSGSCSMMGTANTMSCLTEVLGLSIPGSTTTPAVYSKKYRQAKQSGEIIVDLVKNNIRPRDIVTQEVLENTVVVDMAIGGSTNSVLHLPAIAQEFGLHLDSDDFERLCKRTPHLVNVKPSGKYSLEDFDLAGGIPAVIKELGEDHFHMGVQTIMGETWGTLCKDAKITDTDVIHPINDPLHKEGSLAILKGNLAPEGSVIKQTAVSEKMQKHTGPAKVYNSQEDSIAAMLNGEIKEGDVVVIRYEGPKGGPGMREMLAATAILMGAGLGETTALVTDGRFSGCTHGPCVGHVAPEAAKGGAIALVKDGDLITIDIPNRSIELHVSEEELAERKKSWVPIPCKVNSKYLRRYSKDVESVWKGAILRDEA; encoded by the coding sequence TTGGATAATCTACGAAGTAATAAAGACGTTGTTGATGGTCTCGACCACGCCGGAAATCGGAGTCATTTAAAATGTATCGGTCTGCTCGAAGAAGATCTGCACAAACCTTTCATAGGCGTTATAAATACATTCAATGAGATGCATCCCGGACATAAGCATCTTCGGGAAGTTTCGGAGGCGGTTAAAAGAGGCGTCTATACCGCTGGCGGTATACCCTTTGAAGTTAATACCATATCTATCTGCGATGGAATCACTCAGAGTAACTTTGGAATGTGCTTTGTTCTCCCAAGCCGCGAGATTATAGCTGATTCCGTCGAAGTCATTGCAGAAGCACAAAGACTTGATGGCCTCGTATTAATCGCCTCCTGCGATAAAATTGTTCCCGCAATGATGATGGCTGCTGGACGCTTGAACCTTCCTACAGTCATCGTTACGGGAGGGCCCATGCTGGCAGGAAAATTTCAGGGGAAAGACGTTGCTATTTATGAAATACGTGAGGCAGGGGCTAAGGTAAAGCAGGGGCTCCTTTCAGAACTTGAATTCAAAGAATTTGAGAATAATGTCTGTCCTACCTCAGGATCATGCTCAATGATGGGAACCGCAAATACCATGTCATGTCTCACAGAGGTTCTTGGCCTTTCAATTCCAGGTTCAACAACAACTCCCGCTGTATATTCTAAAAAATATCGCCAGGCCAAACAAAGCGGAGAAATCATTGTTGATCTCGTCAAAAATAATATCCGCCCCAGAGATATCGTCACTCAGGAAGTTCTCGAAAATACTGTTGTTGTAGATATGGCTATTGGTGGATCAACAAATTCAGTTTTACACCTTCCCGCTATTGCACAAGAATTTGGACTTCATCTTGACTCAGATGATTTTGAGCGCCTTTGTAAAAGAACTCCACACCTTGTCAACGTGAAACCCTCTGGGAAATATTCCCTTGAAGATTTCGACTTGGCCGGAGGCATTCCCGCAGTTATTAAAGAACTTGGAGAGGACCACTTCCATATGGGCGTCCAGACAATAATGGGGGAAACATGGGGAACACTTTGCAAGGACGCGAAAATCACAGATACAGATGTTATTCACCCTATTAATGACCCTCTTCATAAAGAAGGAAGTCTTGCCATATTAAAAGGAAACCTCGCTCCAGAAGGCTCTGTTATAAAACAGACTGCCGTCTCTGAAAAGATGCAAAAACATACAGGACCAGCCAAAGTGTATAACTCTCAAGAAGACTCCATTGCTGCCATGCTTAATGGTGAAATCAAAGAGGGAGACGTAGTTGTTATCCGTTATGAAGGCCCCAAAGGCGGCCCTGGAATGCGTGAAATGCTCGCGGCAACAGCCATTTTAATGGGGGCTGGATTAGGAGAAACTACCGCGCTCGTTACCGATGGACGTTTTTCTGGTTGTACTCACGGTCCCTGTGTTGGACATGTTGCTCCAGAAGCGGCAAAGGGAGGAGCTATTGCCCTTGTAAAAGATGGTGATCTCATCACTATAGATATTCCCAACCGCTCAATAGAATTACACGTATCAGAAGAAGAGCTGGCTGAACGTAAAAAAAGCTGGGTTCCTATTCCCTGCAAAGTCAACAGCAAGTACCTTCGCCGATACAGCAAAGATGTTGAAAGCGTTTGGAAAGGCGCTATTCTTCGCGACGAAGCATAG
- a CDS encoding GntR family transcriptional regulator: MSLGQKDGTKKKAEEIVEQYIVDEIMSHNIKPGDRIYETQLAEQLGVSRTPVRHAISRLVSEGILEDPQREKGYIVPILTPLDMKHIYTMRELLESEAAFEAAQSISRKDITYLRELNFKEEQSFKNSDRKAYTAINKEIHCKIVDMSQNLYLKRFFRQIFWKSQLYTFYLSSFYSSSVDIFPLSSQKPLSYLEHARIIDAIASGDPERARQEMITHIRKSYKERFIDVAHFFKL, translated from the coding sequence ATGTCTCTTGGACAAAAGGATGGGACAAAAAAGAAAGCTGAAGAGATCGTAGAACAATATATTGTCGATGAAATTATGTCTCATAACATTAAGCCAGGAGACCGTATTTATGAAACCCAGTTAGCCGAACAACTCGGAGTTAGCCGAACTCCAGTACGCCATGCTATAAGTCGACTTGTTTCTGAAGGCATATTAGAAGATCCTCAACGGGAAAAAGGGTATATTGTTCCCATTCTTACACCCTTAGATATGAAACACATATATACGATGAGAGAACTTCTTGAGAGTGAAGCCGCTTTTGAAGCCGCCCAATCCATTTCCCGAAAAGATATAACATATCTTAGAGAATTAAACTTTAAAGAGGAACAATCCTTTAAAAATAGCGATCGCAAAGCGTACACAGCTATCAATAAAGAAATTCACTGCAAAATTGTAGATATGAGCCAAAATCTCTATTTGAAACGTTTTTTTCGACAAATTTTCTGGAAATCGCAACTTTATACTTTTTATCTTTCCAGCTTCTATTCGAGTTCCGTTGATATTTTCCCTCTCTCCTCGCAAAAACCCCTGAGCTATCTCGAACATGCGCGCATCATAGATGCCATAGCATCAGGAGATCCGGAGCGAGCACGCCAAGAGATGATCACTCATATACGAAAAAGTTATAAAGAAAGGTTCATTGACGTCGCACATTTTTTTAAGCTGTAA
- a CDS encoding DMT family transporter: MMLGLVFSVLAAMCWATSPLFLKRGMRDLNFFEISAIRSIGFLSASFLIALVSAPATLIWHSDNLALFAIFINIFIGNIVGDTLYFRSIQDLGISRSVAISSSYPLVVTAVSYFWLNEHITFHVLIGTVLIVLGLICMRGTTNGSTATPHAKRGYISALVAALCWGISIPITKWAISIHGIDPISLTFWRAAFLMPSAWILWRFTSRKNPERWHFLRRSSRGDQLSVLMAGSIGLAVGGYVFALAMNFAPVSVATPITASSPFLTAIGALIFMREHPLASHWAGMALIISGSVAMGV; the protein is encoded by the coding sequence ATGATGCTGGGGCTTGTCTTTAGCGTTCTTGCTGCAATGTGTTGGGCAACTTCCCCTCTGTTTTTAAAAAGAGGCATGAGAGATCTCAATTTTTTCGAAATTAGTGCTATTCGTTCTATCGGCTTTTTGAGCGCATCTTTTTTAATTGCTCTTGTAAGTGCACCAGCAACTCTTATCTGGCACTCAGACAATCTTGCTCTTTTTGCCATTTTTATTAATATATTCATTGGAAATATTGTAGGGGACACCCTTTATTTTCGTTCTATTCAAGATCTCGGCATAAGTCGTTCCGTTGCTATCAGCAGCTCGTACCCACTTGTCGTAACAGCTGTTTCTTATTTTTGGCTAAATGAGCATATCACTTTTCATGTTCTAATAGGAACCGTTCTCATTGTATTAGGACTTATATGCATGAGAGGTACAACTAATGGAAGTACCGCTACACCCCACGCCAAACGTGGCTATATCTCAGCTCTTGTAGCTGCCCTTTGCTGGGGAATTTCCATCCCCATAACAAAATGGGCCATTTCTATACATGGAATAGACCCTATCTCTCTAACATTTTGGAGAGCAGCCTTCCTTATGCCTTCAGCATGGATTTTATGGCGTTTTACATCGCGTAAAAATCCAGAACGATGGCACTTTCTTCGTCGCTCCTCACGTGGGGATCAGCTCAGTGTTCTCATGGCAGGCAGTATTGGCTTGGCTGTGGGAGGGTATGTCTTTGCATTAGCGATGAATTTTGCTCCCGTTTCTGTCGCCACTCCAATAACAGCATCCAGCCCCTTCTTAACAGCTATTGGAGCGCTTATATTCATGCGAGAACATCCTCTCGCCTCTCATTGGGCAGGTATGGCTCTTATTATTAGCGGTTCTGTCGCAATGGGTGTTTAA
- a CDS encoding ABC transporter substrate-binding protein — protein MVKSRWTKVITIAFCFILVLSCSLAWAEDTIKIGLLAPLTGPAADDGINVKNSVVMAVEKVNAEGGVLGKKIELVAYDDRADPKEAVALAHKLIERDGVIGVVGGSYSFPSRAVAPIFQEEKIPFVAAYALHPEVTSAGDFCFRVGMLGEVEGRACAYVAVRNFKAKSVALIHADNDFGRTLSTGTREYLEKHAPDTKILIEQAYPFAEKDYKAYLSKIKEANPDVVISSGYFFQVGPMLKQAREMGITAPFIGEEGADSPEMIKIAGEAAEDFVLVTNLDRDDKRPFVQDYLRQYKERFGVETCMVGASAYDAFMVIVESIKTAGDLNTQKIRDAIASSEIEGLTGVSKFTEQGEVIKPMVVQIVKDWGFHYLDIVDDPAVLEK, from the coding sequence ATGGTTAAAAGTCGGTGGACCAAAGTTATAACTATTGCCTTCTGCTTTATTCTTGTGTTGAGTTGCAGTCTTGCCTGGGCTGAAGATACGATTAAAATTGGTCTTCTTGCCCCCCTTACAGGACCAGCAGCCGATGATGGTATTAATGTAAAGAATTCTGTCGTTATGGCTGTAGAAAAAGTGAATGCCGAAGGTGGAGTTTTAGGGAAAAAGATTGAACTTGTGGCCTACGATGACAGAGCTGACCCCAAAGAGGCAGTGGCTCTTGCCCACAAACTCATCGAAAGAGATGGCGTTATTGGAGTTGTAGGAGGATCTTACAGCTTCCCAAGTCGAGCGGTTGCTCCTATTTTCCAGGAAGAAAAAATTCCCTTTGTGGCTGCCTATGCCCTTCACCCCGAAGTAACATCTGCTGGTGATTTCTGTTTCCGCGTAGGAATGTTGGGTGAAGTGGAAGGCCGAGCATGCGCCTATGTAGCTGTTCGTAATTTTAAAGCAAAATCTGTAGCACTCATACATGCGGATAATGACTTTGGACGAACCCTCTCAACAGGAACCAGAGAATATCTTGAGAAACATGCCCCAGATACGAAAATTCTCATTGAGCAGGCTTATCCTTTTGCAGAGAAAGATTACAAAGCCTATCTTTCTAAAATCAAGGAAGCCAATCCTGACGTCGTTATATCAAGTGGTTATTTCTTTCAAGTTGGTCCTATGCTGAAACAAGCTCGTGAAATGGGCATAACAGCTCCCTTCATTGGAGAAGAGGGCGCAGACTCTCCCGAAATGATTAAAATAGCCGGAGAAGCTGCTGAAGATTTCGTTCTCGTCACCAACTTGGACAGAGACGACAAACGTCCCTTTGTTCAAGACTATCTTCGCCAGTATAAAGAACGTTTTGGCGTAGAAACATGTATGGTTGGAGCTTCTGCCTATGACGCTTTCATGGTTATCGTCGAAAGTATCAAAACAGCAGGAGATCTCAATACACAAAAAATACGTGATGCTATAGCTTCCTCTGAGATCGAAGGTCTTACAGGTGTCAGTAAGTTTACGGAGCAGGGAGAAGTTATAAAGCCAATGGTTGTTCAGATTGTTAAGGATTGGGGCTTCCACTATCTTGATATAGTAGACGATCCTGCAGTCTTAGAGAAATAG
- a CDS encoding ABC transporter ATP-binding protein, whose amino-acid sequence MLLNINNLHISYGQVEAVHGVSFHVEKGELVSIIGANGAGKTSIMNALMGIIPAHSGDIFLNDENITALPAHLRARKGIRLVPERARVFPNLTVYENLLIGIYKMRKEVDLTKNLEWIYSFFPILQSRKNQAANTLSGGEQQQLSIARALISNPNILLVDEVSMGLMPKLVDTVFEVLQNINKEFGITILIVEQNALASLKISHRGYVLEAGNLVMEGTSQELMNDPGIREAYLGI is encoded by the coding sequence ATGCTGCTCAACATCAATAACCTTCATATCAGCTACGGACAAGTTGAAGCCGTTCATGGTGTCTCTTTCCATGTGGAAAAAGGGGAGCTCGTCTCAATAATAGGAGCAAATGGGGCAGGTAAAACATCAATTATGAACGCTCTTATGGGAATAATTCCAGCACATTCAGGAGATATTTTTCTCAACGATGAAAATATTACCGCACTTCCCGCCCATTTACGTGCCAGAAAAGGGATACGTCTCGTTCCTGAACGTGCACGTGTTTTCCCCAATCTGACAGTGTATGAAAATCTTCTCATTGGAATATATAAAATGAGAAAGGAGGTCGATCTGACAAAAAACCTTGAATGGATTTACTCCTTTTTCCCTATTCTTCAATCTCGAAAGAATCAAGCGGCAAATACGCTCTCGGGAGGAGAGCAGCAGCAGCTTTCTATAGCCAGAGCCCTCATCTCAAATCCCAACATACTTTTGGTAGACGAAGTTTCGATGGGGCTCATGCCCAAACTCGTAGATACAGTTTTTGAAGTTCTTCAGAATATCAATAAAGAGTTTGGAATCACCATTCTTATCGTCGAACAGAACGCCCTCGCATCCTTAAAAATATCACACAGAGGCTATGTTCTCGAAGCTGGTAATTTAGTTATGGAGGGAACATCACAAGAGCTTATGAATGATCCTGGAATACGCGAAGCATATCTGGGGATCTAG
- a CDS encoding ABC transporter ATP-binding protein gives MSILLSVKNLSKNFGGLQAVNNVSFNLKTGDIFGLLGPNGAGKTTCFNMISGIYKPSQGSIHFNGNRIDGCSPHEIAHMGIGRTFQIVKPFSHLSVIENIMVALGVKYYPSSKAITHRWQTSDIQDQAMNILRKVGLEHYAHRLSETLPLGDLRRLEIGRALALQPKLLLLDESFSGLRQEQITKMEDLVFSLTEQGVSILLIEHNMKVAMKLCNRIVVLNQGAWLAEGSPEEITSNPDVIEAYLGKGGQKDAAQHQ, from the coding sequence ATGAGTATTCTTCTTTCTGTTAAAAACCTATCGAAAAACTTCGGAGGTCTTCAAGCAGTCAATAATGTTTCGTTCAATTTGAAAACGGGAGACATCTTTGGGCTGCTTGGTCCAAATGGTGCGGGAAAAACGACCTGTTTCAATATGATTTCCGGCATATATAAACCATCTCAGGGAAGTATTCATTTTAACGGAAACCGAATCGATGGATGTTCTCCCCATGAAATTGCCCACATGGGAATAGGGCGCACTTTTCAAATAGTAAAACCCTTTTCCCACCTATCGGTTATTGAAAACATTATGGTTGCCTTGGGGGTTAAGTACTACCCGTCCTCCAAAGCAATTACCCATCGTTGGCAAACGTCTGATATACAAGATCAAGCTATGAACATTCTCAGAAAAGTCGGGCTAGAACACTATGCTCATCGACTTTCAGAAACACTGCCTCTCGGGGATCTCAGGCGTCTTGAAATAGGAAGAGCCTTAGCTCTTCAACCGAAATTACTGCTTCTTGACGAATCATTTTCTGGGCTGCGGCAAGAACAGATCACGAAAATGGAGGACCTCGTTTTTTCTCTTACAGAACAGGGCGTTTCAATTCTCCTCATAGAACACAATATGAAAGTCGCTATGAAACTCTGTAATCGCATTGTCGTTCTTAATCAAGGAGCATGGCTTGCAGAAGGATCACCTGAAGAAATCACATCAAATCCGGATGTTATAGAAGCATACCTGGGCAAAGGGGGACAAAAGGATGCTGCTCAACATCAATAA
- a CDS encoding branched-chain amino acid ABC transporter permease: protein MSYVITVAIFISIYAIVAYGLNIIVGYAGQISLGHAAFFGIGAYSAALLTTKAGLTFWGALPIVILISAIIGILCGLPSLRVKNDFLAITTIGINFIVEAIFLYIPFFGGALGLGGIPRVVFWGTKLKGGNYLALCLCVLLLVVLINRWFAKRWMGLACIALREDETAASSMGISPMRFKLIAFVMGTAIAGVGGALYAHQMHFIAPSDFGFTVSVMLLSFVVLGGMGTLWGPLLGALILGSLPELARPLANYRMLLYSALLLLMIRFQPQGLLGKNSFLLSIFSRKERGNG from the coding sequence ATGAGTTACGTTATCACTGTTGCTATCTTCATTTCCATTTACGCTATTGTCGCATATGGTCTAAATATTATTGTAGGATATGCTGGACAAATATCTCTCGGCCATGCCGCTTTCTTCGGAATCGGAGCCTATTCCGCGGCTCTTCTTACAACAAAAGCCGGACTTACTTTTTGGGGGGCCCTACCTATTGTTATTCTTATCAGCGCCATTATAGGTATTCTTTGCGGCCTTCCCAGCCTTCGGGTTAAGAATGATTTTTTAGCCATTACGACTATCGGCATCAACTTCATAGTAGAAGCCATTTTCCTCTATATTCCCTTCTTTGGTGGAGCTCTCGGTCTTGGAGGTATTCCTCGTGTCGTCTTCTGGGGTACCAAACTTAAAGGGGGAAATTATTTGGCTCTCTGTCTCTGCGTACTTTTACTCGTCGTCTTGATAAACAGATGGTTTGCCAAACGATGGATGGGGTTGGCCTGTATAGCCCTTCGCGAAGATGAAACAGCTGCTTCAAGTATGGGAATATCTCCTATGCGGTTTAAGCTTATAGCTTTCGTTATGGGAACTGCCATAGCTGGTGTTGGAGGAGCCCTTTATGCTCACCAGATGCACTTTATTGCTCCTTCCGACTTCGGATTTACAGTCTCAGTCATGTTGCTTTCTTTTGTCGTTCTTGGTGGTATGGGAACATTATGGGGCCCTCTTCTTGGCGCTCTTATCCTAGGCTCTTTACCTGAGTTGGCTCGTCCTCTGGCAAACTACCGTATGCTGCTCTATAGTGCACTGCTCTTACTTATGATTCGCTTTCAACCTCAGGGACTTCTTGGCAAAAACAGTTTTCTCCTTTCTATTTTTTCTCGTAAAGAGAGGGGGAATGGATAA